One genomic window of Manihot esculenta cultivar AM560-2 chromosome 16, M.esculenta_v8, whole genome shotgun sequence includes the following:
- the LOC110604213 gene encoding jasmonate-induced oxygenase 1 isoform X4, whose amino-acid sequence MEAGGRNTIMRVQSLVQAGLAEIPSQYIQPHENRPIVKKENGVGVMDIPVIDLFGFDLNHRDLVRKAIGEACREWGAFHVTNHGVPIELMNQIRSVGLSFFNDCPFKDKLKYACDPTSAASEGYGSKMLVDNCSVLDWRDYFDHHTLPLSRRNPSRWPNFLPNYREVVGKYSDEMKVLAQKLLGLISESVGLPSSCIEDSVGEFYQNITISYYPPCPQPDLTLGLQSHSDMGAITLLIQDQVEGLQVLKESQWFTVQPLCDAIVVILSDQTEIITNGKYKSAQHRAITNSSRPRLSIATFHDPAKTRKISPAFQLVNESSPLYREVNYEDYVSSWYTKGPEGKRNIDVLRINC is encoded by the exons ATGGAGGCAGGAGGAAGAAACACCATAATGAGAGTCCAAAGCCTAGTACAAGCAGGCCTAGCAGAGATCCCTTCCCAATATATCCAGCCTCATGAGAACCGGCCCATCGTTAAGAAAGAAAATGGTGTTGGTGTTATGGATATTCCAGTGATTGACCTGTTTGGGTTCGATTTGAATCACAGAGATTTAGTTAGAAAGGCAATTGGTGAGGCTTGCAGGGAATGGGGGGCATTCCATGTGACCAACCATGGGGTTCCTATCGAATTAATGAACCAGATAAGAAGTGTTGGCTTATCCTTTTTCAATGATTGCCCCTTCAAAGACAAGCTCAAGTATGCATGTGATCCCACTTCTGCAGCGTCCGAAGGATACGGGAGCAAGATGCTTGTTGACAATTGCAGTGTCTTGGATTGGAGGGACTACTTCGACCATCACACTCTACCTCTTTCCCGACGTAATCCATCTCGTTGGCCTAACTTCCTTCCCAATTACAG GGAAGTTGTGGGGAAGTATAGTGATGAAATGAAGGTGCTAGCTCAGAAGTTGTTGGGCCTCATCTCAGAAAGTGTGGGACTACCATCATCTTGCATTGAGGATTCGGTTGGTGAATTCTATCAGAATATTACCATCAGCTATTACCCCCCTTGTCCTCAACCTGACCTTACACTAGGACTTCAGTCTCATTCTGATATGGGTGCCATCACTCTTTTGATTCAAGATCAAGTTGAGGGTCTTCAGGTTTTGAAGGAATCTCAGTGGTTCACCGTGCAGCCTTTATGTGATGCCATTGTTGTCATTCTTTCTGATCAAACTGAG ATTATAACTAACGGGAAGTACAAGAGTGCTCAACATCGAGCCATAACTAATTCAAGTCGGCCAAGACTCTCCATTGCGACTTTTCACGACCCAGCGAAGACTAGGAAAATATCCCCTGCTTTTCAGCTTGTTAACGAGTCTTCCCCTCTCTACCGTGAGGTTAATTATGAAGACTACGTGTCATCATGGTACACTAAAGGCCCAGAAGGAAAACGAAACATTGATGTACTTCGAATTAATTGTTAG
- the LOC110604213 gene encoding jasmonate-induced oxygenase 4 isoform X3, with protein MASWSSIHQWEAKIKQMEAGGRNTIMRVQSLVQAGLAEIPSQYIQPHENRPIVKKENGVGVMDIPVIDLFGFDLNHRDLVRKAIGEACREWGAFHVTNHGVPIELMNQIRSVGLSFFNDCPFKDKLKYACDPTSAASEGYGSKMLVDNCSVLDWRDYFDHHTLPLSRRNPSRWPNFLPNYREVVGKYSDEMKVLAQKLLGLISESVGLPSSCIEDSVGEFYQNITISYYPPCPQPDLTLGLQSHSDMGAITLLIQDQVEGLQVLKESQWFTVQPLCDAIVVILSDQTEIITNGKYKSAQHRAITNSSRPRLSIATFHDPAKTRKISPAFQLVNESSPLYREVNYEDYVSSWYTKGPEGKRNIDVLRINC; from the exons ATGGCTAGCTGGTCGTCCATACATCAATGGGAAGCTAA AATTAAACAAATGGAGGCAGGAGGAAGAAACACCATAATGAGAGTCCAAAGCCTAGTACAAGCAGGCCTAGCAGAGATCCCTTCCCAATATATCCAGCCTCATGAGAACCGGCCCATCGTTAAGAAAGAAAATGGTGTTGGTGTTATGGATATTCCAGTGATTGACCTGTTTGGGTTCGATTTGAATCACAGAGATTTAGTTAGAAAGGCAATTGGTGAGGCTTGCAGGGAATGGGGGGCATTCCATGTGACCAACCATGGGGTTCCTATCGAATTAATGAACCAGATAAGAAGTGTTGGCTTATCCTTTTTCAATGATTGCCCCTTCAAAGACAAGCTCAAGTATGCATGTGATCCCACTTCTGCAGCGTCCGAAGGATACGGGAGCAAGATGCTTGTTGACAATTGCAGTGTCTTGGATTGGAGGGACTACTTCGACCATCACACTCTACCTCTTTCCCGACGTAATCCATCTCGTTGGCCTAACTTCCTTCCCAATTACAG GGAAGTTGTGGGGAAGTATAGTGATGAAATGAAGGTGCTAGCTCAGAAGTTGTTGGGCCTCATCTCAGAAAGTGTGGGACTACCATCATCTTGCATTGAGGATTCGGTTGGTGAATTCTATCAGAATATTACCATCAGCTATTACCCCCCTTGTCCTCAACCTGACCTTACACTAGGACTTCAGTCTCATTCTGATATGGGTGCCATCACTCTTTTGATTCAAGATCAAGTTGAGGGTCTTCAGGTTTTGAAGGAATCTCAGTGGTTCACCGTGCAGCCTTTATGTGATGCCATTGTTGTCATTCTTTCTGATCAAACTGAG ATTATAACTAACGGGAAGTACAAGAGTGCTCAACATCGAGCCATAACTAATTCAAGTCGGCCAAGACTCTCCATTGCGACTTTTCACGACCCAGCGAAGACTAGGAAAATATCCCCTGCTTTTCAGCTTGTTAACGAGTCTTCCCCTCTCTACCGTGAGGTTAATTATGAAGACTACGTGTCATCATGGTACACTAAAGGCCCAGAAGGAAAACGAAACATTGATGTACTTCGAATTAATTGTTAG
- the LOC110604213 gene encoding jasmonate-induced oxygenase 4 isoform X2: protein MASWSSIHQWEAKFQTTAKVFELNKQKGFLKIKQMEAGGRNTIMRVQSLVQAGLAEIPSQYIQPHENRPIVKKENGVGVMDIPVIDLFGFDLNHRDLVRKAIGEACREWGAFHVTNHGVPIELMNQIRSVGLSFFNDCPFKDKLKYACDPTSAASEGYGSKMLVDNCSVLDWRDYFDHHTLPLSRRNPSRWPNFLPNYREVVGKYSDEMKVLAQKLLGLISESVGLPSSCIEDSVGEFYQNITISYYPPCPQPDLTLGLQSHSDMGAITLLIQDQVEGLQVLKESQWFTVQPLCDAIVVILSDQTEIITNGKYKSAQHRAITNSSRPRLSIATFHDPAKTRKISPAFQLVNESSPLYREVNYEDYVSSWYTKGPEGKRNIDVLRINC from the exons ATGGCTAGCTGGTCGTCCATACATCAATGGGAAGCTAA ATTTCAGACCACAGCAAAGGTTTTTGAACTCAACAAACAAAAAGGTTTCCTAAA AATTAAACAAATGGAGGCAGGAGGAAGAAACACCATAATGAGAGTCCAAAGCCTAGTACAAGCAGGCCTAGCAGAGATCCCTTCCCAATATATCCAGCCTCATGAGAACCGGCCCATCGTTAAGAAAGAAAATGGTGTTGGTGTTATGGATATTCCAGTGATTGACCTGTTTGGGTTCGATTTGAATCACAGAGATTTAGTTAGAAAGGCAATTGGTGAGGCTTGCAGGGAATGGGGGGCATTCCATGTGACCAACCATGGGGTTCCTATCGAATTAATGAACCAGATAAGAAGTGTTGGCTTATCCTTTTTCAATGATTGCCCCTTCAAAGACAAGCTCAAGTATGCATGTGATCCCACTTCTGCAGCGTCCGAAGGATACGGGAGCAAGATGCTTGTTGACAATTGCAGTGTCTTGGATTGGAGGGACTACTTCGACCATCACACTCTACCTCTTTCCCGACGTAATCCATCTCGTTGGCCTAACTTCCTTCCCAATTACAG GGAAGTTGTGGGGAAGTATAGTGATGAAATGAAGGTGCTAGCTCAGAAGTTGTTGGGCCTCATCTCAGAAAGTGTGGGACTACCATCATCTTGCATTGAGGATTCGGTTGGTGAATTCTATCAGAATATTACCATCAGCTATTACCCCCCTTGTCCTCAACCTGACCTTACACTAGGACTTCAGTCTCATTCTGATATGGGTGCCATCACTCTTTTGATTCAAGATCAAGTTGAGGGTCTTCAGGTTTTGAAGGAATCTCAGTGGTTCACCGTGCAGCCTTTATGTGATGCCATTGTTGTCATTCTTTCTGATCAAACTGAG ATTATAACTAACGGGAAGTACAAGAGTGCTCAACATCGAGCCATAACTAATTCAAGTCGGCCAAGACTCTCCATTGCGACTTTTCACGACCCAGCGAAGACTAGGAAAATATCCCCTGCTTTTCAGCTTGTTAACGAGTCTTCCCCTCTCTACCGTGAGGTTAATTATGAAGACTACGTGTCATCATGGTACACTAAAGGCCCAGAAGGAAAACGAAACATTGATGTACTTCGAATTAATTGTTAG
- the LOC110604213 gene encoding jasmonate-induced oxygenase 4 isoform X1: MLSFLFQTTAKVFELNKQKGFLKIKQMEAGGRNTIMRVQSLVQAGLAEIPSQYIQPHENRPIVKKENGVGVMDIPVIDLFGFDLNHRDLVRKAIGEACREWGAFHVTNHGVPIELMNQIRSVGLSFFNDCPFKDKLKYACDPTSAASEGYGSKMLVDNCSVLDWRDYFDHHTLPLSRRNPSRWPNFLPNYREVVGKYSDEMKVLAQKLLGLISESVGLPSSCIEDSVGEFYQNITISYYPPCPQPDLTLGLQSHSDMGAITLLIQDQVEGLQVLKESQWFTVQPLCDAIVVILSDQTEIITNGKYKSAQHRAITNSSRPRLSIATFHDPAKTRKISPAFQLVNESSPLYREVNYEDYVSSWYTKGPEGKRNIDVLRINC; encoded by the exons ATGTTATCATTTTT ATTTCAGACCACAGCAAAGGTTTTTGAACTCAACAAACAAAAAGGTTTCCTAAA AATTAAACAAATGGAGGCAGGAGGAAGAAACACCATAATGAGAGTCCAAAGCCTAGTACAAGCAGGCCTAGCAGAGATCCCTTCCCAATATATCCAGCCTCATGAGAACCGGCCCATCGTTAAGAAAGAAAATGGTGTTGGTGTTATGGATATTCCAGTGATTGACCTGTTTGGGTTCGATTTGAATCACAGAGATTTAGTTAGAAAGGCAATTGGTGAGGCTTGCAGGGAATGGGGGGCATTCCATGTGACCAACCATGGGGTTCCTATCGAATTAATGAACCAGATAAGAAGTGTTGGCTTATCCTTTTTCAATGATTGCCCCTTCAAAGACAAGCTCAAGTATGCATGTGATCCCACTTCTGCAGCGTCCGAAGGATACGGGAGCAAGATGCTTGTTGACAATTGCAGTGTCTTGGATTGGAGGGACTACTTCGACCATCACACTCTACCTCTTTCCCGACGTAATCCATCTCGTTGGCCTAACTTCCTTCCCAATTACAG GGAAGTTGTGGGGAAGTATAGTGATGAAATGAAGGTGCTAGCTCAGAAGTTGTTGGGCCTCATCTCAGAAAGTGTGGGACTACCATCATCTTGCATTGAGGATTCGGTTGGTGAATTCTATCAGAATATTACCATCAGCTATTACCCCCCTTGTCCTCAACCTGACCTTACACTAGGACTTCAGTCTCATTCTGATATGGGTGCCATCACTCTTTTGATTCAAGATCAAGTTGAGGGTCTTCAGGTTTTGAAGGAATCTCAGTGGTTCACCGTGCAGCCTTTATGTGATGCCATTGTTGTCATTCTTTCTGATCAAACTGAG ATTATAACTAACGGGAAGTACAAGAGTGCTCAACATCGAGCCATAACTAATTCAAGTCGGCCAAGACTCTCCATTGCGACTTTTCACGACCCAGCGAAGACTAGGAAAATATCCCCTGCTTTTCAGCTTGTTAACGAGTCTTCCCCTCTCTACCGTGAGGTTAATTATGAAGACTACGTGTCATCATGGTACACTAAAGGCCCAGAAGGAAAACGAAACATTGATGTACTTCGAATTAATTGTTAG
- the LOC110604215 gene encoding oxygen-dependent coproporphyrinogen-III oxidase, chloroplastic, which yields MQMPPTASFCSTCPLSLFSPSSVTSPTPTSICCLAKLTTNYYPKQLVLPFSSRFKFHTSSNQQTFMIRAAVSIEKETPETQRPQTFLRESEGGDIRARFEKMIRDAQDSVCEAIEAVDKAGKFKEDVWSRPGGGGGISRVLQDGAVWEKAGVNVSVVYGVMPPEAYRAAKAASADHKPGPIPFFAAGISSVLHPKNPFAPTLHFNYRYFETDAPTDAPGAPRQWWFGGGTDLTPAYIFEEDVKHFHSIQKKACDKFEPTFYPRFKKWCDDYFYIKHRGERRGLGGIFFDDLNDYDQDMLLSFATECANSVVPAYVPIIEKRKDLPFTDRHKAWQQLRRGRYVEFNLVYDRGTTFGLKTGGRIESILVSLPLTARWEYDHKPEEGSEEWKLLDACVNPKEWI from the exons ATGCAAATGCCTCCTACAGCCTCATTCTGTTCCACCTGTCCCTTGTCCcttttctctccttcttctgTAACTTCTCCTACTCCTACTTCTATTTGCTGTTTGGCCAAACTCACTACTAATTATTATCCCAAGCAACTGGTCTTGCCCTTCTCCTCACGTTTCAAATTCCATACATCCTCTAATCAACAAACCTTCATGATTCGAGCTGCCGTTTCTATCGAGAAGGAAACTCCAGAGACCCAGCGGCCCCAAACATTTCTCCGGGAATCTGAAGGTGGAGACATCCGAGCGCGCTTCGAGAAGATGATAAGGGACGCACAGGATAGTGTGTGCGAGGCCATTGAGGCAGTCGATAAAGCGGGTAAATTCAAGGAGGACGTCTGGTCCAGACCAGGGGGTGGGGGCGGCATCAGCAGAGTCTTGCAAGACGGCGCCGTTTGGGAGAAGGCTGGAGTCAACGTGTCGGTCGTCTATGGTGTCATGCCCCCTGAAGCTTATAGGGCTGCCAAAGCCGCTTCTGCCGATCACAAGCCTGGACCCATCCCATTTTTCGCTGCTGGGATCAGCTCT GTGTTGCATCCAAAGAACCCATTCGCACCAACATTGCATTTTAATTATCGTTATTTCGAGACCGATGCTCCCACAG ACGCCCCTGGAGCACCTAGGCAATGGTGGTTTGGTGGTGGGACTGACTTGACGCCAGCGTACATCTTTGAGGAGGATGTGAAGCATTTCCATTCA ATTCAAAAAAAAGCCTGTGACAAATTTGAACCTACTTTTTATCCCCGATTCAAAAAGTGGTGTGATGACTACTTCTATATTAAG CATCGAGGTGAGAGGAGGGGACTTGGAGGAATATTTTTTGATGATCTAAATGACTATGATCAAGATATGCTTCTTTCCTTTGCCACAG AGTGTGCAAATTCTGTGGTACCTGCGTACGTTCCCATTatagaaaaaagaaaggatTTGCCATTTACTGATCGCCATAAAGCATGGCAACAGTTACGTAGGGGACGCTACGTAGAATTTAACTTG GTTTATGATCGGGGTACAACATTTGGCCTGAAGACAGGTGGTCGAATTGAAAGTATTCTTGTTTCTCTACCACTAACTGCCCGATGGGAATATGACCAT AAACCTGAAGAGGGAAGTGAAGAGTGGAAGTTATTGGATGCTTGCGTCAATCCAAAAGAATGGATCTGA